tgctctAGCAACAGACCGATTTCTTCATTTAATCCATCCTAACAGTTTCAACAGCAGTGGGCAGCCACAGCTCACAAAGACCAACCGCATGTCTGACTAATTAACTAACTACACCTcccctgtctgtgtttgccttttctcctctccagatGTTCGTCGTTGACAAGGTGGAAGATTTAAACTGCACCCTTCATGAGTTCTCTATAACTGGTTCTACATATGCCCCTGAGGGACAAATGTAAGTGTCACAGTTCAAGCATGTATTACTTTAATTGGGGCACGCCTGTGCAACTTTAATACCCTCATCAAATGATCGTctcacattttacaaacataTTTCTCCATGAACTGAACTGTTATCGTCAAAACAATATACAAGAAAACTGTGTTGTGGTCCAAGATGTGTCACATCGCTGCTAATGATTTCCCTGAAAATGTAGCTAGCTGTGCTTTAATACACAGAggtgaagaaaacatttttaattggacgtaaaaaacagcaggagacaTCTTTAATTCGGTGTTTGGAGGCTTTAagtctaattaaaaaaaacgcaAATCACAAATTTAATTTGGAAACTACTTTTAGACCGATCTTGATTTAAACTCTGACGTGCTATGTCATTAGCACATCTTTTTTTAAGTGCAGAAATGTTGCCAAGGTTAGTTTATTAAACTCAGAAGGATGGTGAGATGCTTGTTCACGATTCCCTTTTTACTGGATTGCATGAAAAACCTGTAAGAAAACTACAGCTAGTTCAAAATTAACTAACCAGAATAAGTTTTAGTAAACTTGTGTTTCAGTTGCCTCTTATGTGCTAACTCTCGTGCAGCATCATCAAGCCTtagctgctctgtgtttttactgaatTACTCACATTCTTGGTTGTAATTGTTCAAGTGTAGAGTGAATAGTTTAACTGAACAAAGAGATTTAAACATGTCAGAGTGTTTCAGTCAAATGAATTTGTGGAGGAATACAAGTACCTGTAGGTGGCGAGTCGTTATGTAGGAGAAGGCTTTCTGCACTTCATTGTGTAtgcatgttgtttattttgctgtttgGTGAGTACAGCTTTCTGACTCTGCATGAACCTGTCGATTTCATAACAGCAGAGTGTGGGTTATTGTGTGGGAGCTTCGCTAGCAACCGTTGCAGTCTCTACTGGGAAGAGATCCATGGTTGTCATGCAATCAGCACATCTCGTCCGgaacacgcactcacacacacacacgaatgcaCTGTTTACTACTGTACAAACACTGTTCCTCTAGTCAACTTTGGAAAGCTAAACAAATGAAGGTCTTCCGTGCTCATAAATATTGATGAGTTCACCGTGTCTGAGGTGTAGCGAACTCtgaggtgtttttttccccccccagtGTGTTGTGGCTGacgttagtgtgtgtgtgtctttgtttttcttctagACTGAAAGGAGACAGGCCCGTCCATTGTGGAGACTATGATGGACTTTTGGAGTTGGCCACTGTGTGCTCCATGTGCAATGActcttcactggacttcaatgaggtcattcacacacacacacacacacacacacacacacacacacacacacacacacacacacacacacacagagatattattattatagattcCATGCAAAATAAACTTATCGGAAACAAACACAGTATTGCTTTTGTCATGTTTCTTTACAAATTCCCTCATGCAaagactgcatgtgtgtatatataatatattctgTAAAGACTCCTCTTCTGCAGAGCTAATTTTACTCTGGTGTAAAGTCATtttctctggtttctcaccTCTTTGTTATCGCCATGTTATCATGGTAACCATgctgaggagagagggcagggaTGAGGCACTTCTCAGATTCCACTCGTCCTCCCTCGACTAAATGTTTCTGTGCCCGTGAATAATCGTTTCGTCCCCAATTTTGTGCATCTTTGATCAAAGAGCCTGCGAGTGAGATTAAAAGTGTGTTAAAccgaaggaaggaaggaagggggtgggggggtgggtgggtgcagAGCAGGCGAGTGCTGGAGAGGTGCGGGGTGTTATCGCCGTCCGcgctcacacaaacaaatgatgagTGGTGCGCCGTGACGGCCTCCTCTCACCTACTCCAGTTCTCAGCAGTATGACTCAAAGTTTGTGGAGGCAGAGGTGGATGACCCACAGATTTGTTCACAGCATGTTTGCTCCggagttgttgttttgtcatcGTTCACATTTAACAATGGATACGGTGCATGCTTGTGTAGGGCTGTTTGCACTACCATGTTATCTACAGCATCTGAATTAAATGAATTACTCCTCATCAATAAGGCCCAGGACCCCATCATTGCACTGCATAAATGTTAAGAACCCACCTGTGACTGTGAAATTCAGACCCTCCGTGGCCACTCATGTGCATATGAACAGTATGGCCATATCTCAGGTTTATATTGTACACATCTTTCTCTAGTGTTTATAATTCCTTGCATTTGTAAATCTACTTGGCCATAAAAGCCTATTCTGTATACTGCATCACTATTGAGCAGCATGTTTCTCTTACAGGCCAAAGGTGTTTATGAGAAGGTGGGTGAAGCCACAGAGACGGCTCTCACCACCTTGGTGGAGAAGATGAACGTCTTCAACACTGATGTCTCCGGTCTAAGCAAGGTGGAACGTGCCGGGGCCTGCAACTCGGTAAgctacacgtgtgtgtgtgtgtgtgtgtgttagtgcggAGTTAGAAAGAAGTGAGCAGACCTCTGTTGCTCCTCATTTCAGCTTGAGGCTATTGGCTCCTGGCTACGTAAGCAGCTACTAGCATAACACACCCAGTTGCATTATGGGTACCAGTTTTTGAAGGAAGGTAGAGGAATTAGAAGACTAGAAAATGTGATATCCCTGGTTGTTCAGTATCGAATTTAATCGATTTTAACTGTCCATCATCACACCAACAGTGTGACAGGATTGTAAGGTTAAAAATATATACCCATGCATCCTGGGTAACCTGAAAATTACTGAGATTACTTTTCCAGTCATGGAAACAACCTGGAAAttgtttgaaatgacaaaatatcCTGGAAATACACTTAATTGTCCTGGAAATTGTCTCTGTGTATTTTAGAGACTTTCATATATTGCTCACTGTTGAAGCTTAGCAATATGACAGGTTTACCCTCTCCTGTAAGTAGCTACTAGGGCAGCATGTAACAATCCATTACAATATTACCTGAACCTTTATAGTGTGATAGGTAGAGCATTGTCATTGTTTGTCCAAGATGTTCATATGAGGGACCTGTGTATAAACCAAAGTTTAGAGTAACTGACACATTTCGACTAAGTAATAACAACCACATGTTTACAACTGACAAAAGGAGGTCATGGTTAAGAGGTGACATTGAACAGTAGTTGCATGTGCTCCACGCCCGGCACATCGCAGCATGAATATACCACTAacactgaaaatattcataCTCTCATTATACCAGAGTACAACTGCCATGGTTGTGCACATGGACAGGGGGCGACGTGATGACCCTGTGTACCCCCTCTTTACATATCTGTACAAGATCATGTTTTGCATTAATCATTGTTGCTGCTCTTATCCACAGTGACTTGCAATGAGTCAGCAGGTCAGGATTCTGAGTTCTATTAAGTTCTAATAAGACACAAGGTTGTTAACAGGCACATGTTTGACTTCAGGGTGTGAACATGTGATTGTTTGGTTTGAAATGTCACTCTTAAGATATCCGTTATTTTAAACGGATGTTCATATTACAATGTCAAATATCACCAAATGTgcactgaaaaaatatattcagagaTCAGGCAACGGTACCTTTTGTATGATAAAAATATTAGTTTGAAACATAGTCGTTACACGCCAACGCAGACATACAAATTAAACAGTCTCCCATATTGTTAAACCTAACTCATTGCATTAACTATGAATGAAAATGGAAACTTaagtaaagaaaacatgaaatataaaattctATGAGcatataataaaaaacacatgttccaTACACCATATATTTGTGTAAACACTTGCATTTACTAGATGTATGTAGGGTAAGAAGAAGTAAAAATATAGCTATCTCAACCCACTTCCCTTGTATGGatctcctttctttttcagtcatatttactgtatataccTACACACACCCATGTATACATATAAATCCATATACATAATCAACATGTTGATATTTGTGTTGATTCAGGAGGAGTTGTAGGCTTGCACTCAGATAGATCCAAAGAAGGCAGATTGTTAATAAATGGGCCCCTCAGATAGTTTCTCTCTGACGttatacaaaatgttttcaggTTCAGTCTATGACACGAGCTCATTAATTCAATGCCATAAttacgttgtttttttttaaaaaggtgtttctttttgaataattggaaaaatatccttttctttttgtaatattgtttaaaatgtcatataCAGCTGCTGTAGAGACCATAAGCCTGCCTGTTGCTTTTATTTGAGTTCAGGTCAATTGTGGCTGCAGCTTATCTCAAACAAAGGCATCCTCTATGAGAAGGTGTCAGGTGTATGTGGAAAGTGTTGAGTCTGGGCTGTGTGTGGGAGTAATGCCCCAATGAGATCACTAAGCTGATGTTGGTGTGTCAGTGCAGCCAGTCATTTCCACTGGTTCTGAGCCTTCTCGCTCCACTGTGGATAAAGGTCATTGAAGCCCCTGTTGGTCTCACTTTCAGAAAAGAACAAAGCTCGTCAGTGACAAACACTTTGGAGTCTCACATGAAATGAGCTTTGTGGGGACGGCAAATGTGTTTTGGCCCAGTGCACTGCAGGACACGTCTTGACAATAATATGCGTCCTCAGCAAATTATAGATGAGATTATCGAAACTTTCCAAATCTCATCAGGGTgcaaaatcctttttttatttttttttaaagcggACAGCCATTTCTTAGCACGTCTTGCCATGTTTGATAGAAACGGCAAGTTTGTCACATTGACAGATTTCCGCCCATCCATCACATGTTAAGACCCCTGGCATGGTGTGTTTACATCCCAGCATCCCAGCTATGTGTTGAGCAGGCAGCATTATCAGTGTTAACCTTTCAGCCTGCATGTGCACTGGGATCAGCATAGACTCCGAACTAGAGGGACACCTACTGGTAGAAAAGGACTTGACACtaaatgcagataaaacagtGTGGAGGGACCTGGCCTGATCTTGTGCAGAATATTGTGTTCCTATAGTAACCCTATTATGATTCACCTTCTCATTATCATTTAgccatttttttcctcatatatTTCCACTTGTTATTGCTAATCACCCTCAGCCAGGTCTACGCTaacatcagctgctgttgttcaCATGTGGCAGTCAGATATCCAGACAAGGTGGTTAAGTACTTGGTTTGAAGTGTCAACCTGTCAGCAGCTCAGCCACACTTCTCAGTCACAGCTACCAGCCTGACAGCAGCCCATGGATACTTGCATAACTCAAGCTTTTGACCCTTTTCAACcacttctttcttcttcctcctcctttgtcATCTCTCCCATATCCTCCCCATCAGGTGATCAAACAGCTGATGAAGAAGGAGTTCACCCTGGAGTTCTCCCGTGACCGCAAGTCCATGTCCGTCTACTGCACGCCAGTCAAGCCGGGCTCCCAGAGCAAGATGTTCATCAAGGCATGAATTAATAGTATAACCTCGAACACATAGGACAACATATTCAATTTTCACCATTGTTTTATATCTCTTGTTGTCCATTACAATCTGTCCCCTCAGGGTGCTCCAGAGAGCGTGATCGAGCGCTGTAAGTACCTACGAGTGGGGACCGGAAAGGTTGCGCTGACACAAGCCCTGCGTGAGCAGCTATTGTCTAGGATCAGGGACTGGGGGACAGGCAGGGACACCCTGCGCTGCCTGGCTCTGGCCACTCATGACACCCCACCACGCAAAGAGAGCATGGACTTGGAGAATTCCAACAAATTTGCAGACTATGAGGTAAAggaaaactaaactaaatctaaataaaactaaatactaATATTTTTGTATACTTTCTGAATAGCTTTAAGACTGTACCTAGCCTAACTATATAGCCTAACTATATACTTAATACGGAGGGGCTGAACCATCCAGAGCCTCGTAcacttttttaattgaattttctAAAGATTGGTCAATGTATTCCTCCCATGTCATCTTTgctgttgtctgttgtttgtagccacagtgtctgttctaaacatgcctgtttacctggcctgtggtgatgctggttgcagctgtttaaactgtaaaagtgacccaTGACAAAGTTAAGACCAGCTGCAGGAAGAACCCAGAAGCTCCagcacatgtttattcaaagtttagttaagcttgagtgtgtgtgaagccaaTCAGATGAACGGTTCTCAAGATATACGAGccatatacagacagacagagatttctggaattagtcGACAGACGGGTAGGTAGTTAGGTGGGTTGGTGGGTCAATTGATTGAATCTCTATCCCCCTAAAGAAGGAGGCTTTAcacttgttttttctccccttGAACATTTTAATTCCTTGTTTTTAGCAGcaaaacaaatagaaatgtAGTAAATTCAGTTATAGGTACAATTCTGTGCAACTTAACCccccctttcttttctcccttcAGTTGGGTCTCACGTTTGTTGGTTGCGTTGGCATGCTGGACCCGCCCAGGTCGGAGGTGATCGGCGCAATCAAACTGTGCAACGAGGCCGGCATTCGCGTCATCATGATCACGGGAGACAACAAGGGCACAGCTGTGGCCATCTGCAGACGAATCGGCATCttcggggaggaggaggacgtgatGGGGAAGGCCTACACGGGCCGCGAGTTTGACGATCTTCCACTGGACGAGCAGAGAGAAGCCGTCAAAAGGGCGCGGTGCTTCGCCCGTGTCGAGCCGGCTCATAAGTCTAAGATCGTCGGATTCCTGCAGTCATTCGATGAGATTACCGCCATGGTGAGGAGAGGGGGTGACGCAACTCACTCAACTCAGAGCTCAAATGAGTCCCACCCACCCACTTCAATTTACAGACACTTGTTAATGCATTCTGCAAATAGACACATTATCCTCTTTGTCACacatgtcttttattttctagCAAGGCAAAAtgctttttctccttcctccacctgtgtgtggtgtgaacaGGATGCATGAGTAGAGGCCAGCGAGGCTTGTCATGTTCTCTCTGAAGCTGCTCTCTCTGACACTGCAATCTAGAGCTGTCATCTCTGGCCCgctctgctgccccccccccatctcacACATCTCAGAAGAGGGGAtgatgggagggagggaaacTATAATTTCACCATTTGCCTGTCAAGACAGACTTCAGCAGTCACCACAGTCTAAAGCTACTCCAGGCCCCGTTACGACAGATCAGTatctccctcttcctcagctTTGACTTATTCCTGTCTGGACTTTGCATAATGAGGTAGCAGTTTTGAGCCAGTGTTAGTTTGTTAGACTCATCACTGTTTAAAGAATAATCTGCTccaaaaatgacattttgaattaaaaaagtaaGGAACTTGCATATAAAGCAGTAATgatttcagtttagttttttctgtcaCAAGATTCTAAGATAAGCTGGTCCTATATTGATATTGTCGAGGATATTCAAAGTTGACAAAGCAGCACAAGGAAATAGCAGCACATGGGGAAAATGtagtaagaaataaaaataagaattgaAACAAAATctataataaaaaagataaaaatagaaacacttTATACAATATGGGGCTGTTTTATAAGTGTGCAGTAGAAAGATGTAATTGTGAAATTTGTCAAAAATTCTCTGTAATAtgcaatatacagtatgtgcagcacTATGTGCAGTACTTTCTTGGATAATGGATATAAGTCTTAGACTCTGGGTGATGTGTTGTTATGCAGTCGGATGGCTGATGGCACAAAGGAGCCCCCCCACATGCTTTAAGGCAtggattaaagggatagttccctGAAAAATTTTAAttgactcattatctactcaccactatgccgatggaggggtgggtgaagtgtttgagtccacaaaatcTCCCACTGTGGCGGGACACCTCAACACTGGTTTATGAGAAAATTCTGATCCATAGAAAATGTCCCTCTGATCTTTTTAAAGTAGTACCAGAAAATATCATCATGTTTAGAGTTGGTGTTGCAGCCTCAGAAAATAGTTCGGAAAGAATCTTTTAATTCACAtaagtggttttttttgtttatttatcaggAATTGAAACATAACCTTGTGTCTCTGATTCTGCATTAATGATACAAGTCCTTCCCTTCATGTCGCAGACAGGAGATGGTGTGAATGACGCCCCGGCCCTGAAGAAAGCGGAGATCGGCATCGCCATGGGCTCGGGAACCGCGGTAGCCAAGTCGGCGTCTGAGATGGTGCTGTCTGACGATAACTTCTCCACCATCGTGGCTGCCGTGGAGGAGGGCAGAGCCATCTACAACAACATGAAGCAGTTCATCAGATACCTCATCTCCTCTAACGTGGGGGAGGTCGTCTGGTGAGGAAAACGGGGAAACACCCAGTTAGAGTTTGTCAAGCAGACTTCACCTTCAGTCGGACCTCCTCGGCTGACGTTTGCGTGTCTCGTCTTTGTCCATCTCCAGCATCTTCCTGACCGCCATCCTGGGTCTCCCCGAAGCTTTGATTCCAGTGCAGCTGCTGTGGGTTAATCTGGTGACCGACGGCCTGCCCGCCACCGCCCTGGGCTTTAACCCTCCAGACCTGGACATCATGGACAAACCACCCCGCAACCCAAAGGAGCCTCTCATCTCTGGCTGGCTCTTCTTCAGATACCTGGCTATTGGAGGTAATATTACTGATAATCAGTGACTCCGGCATCATGTAAACAGGTCTCCAGTTAAATGATGGATGTTTAGGCAGTAGAAGGGTATAAACCACATTCCTGCAATGTCATGGCAGCTTATATTTATATGGGCTTTTCCAGTATTAAGAAATGCTGCGACTCACTGGAAGGCTATAGCTATGCATCATGATATTCTAGCGTAAAGAGGCAGCCTCTGGTTCTGTCCAATTTAAAGCTCCAAACCACTGAAGTTAATATCCCCTGAagctgtgatttgttttctACCCTTTGCACAAACATCTTGCAGTGACATCATATTATAACTCACCTACAGTCCAGCATAGTAACAAGTTGAGGTATAATATTATTTGCAGTGacggatctaggatttttctaaatcagggaccgtaaaggggccacaatttacacagaggggccaattacaTGTCCAACATCGATGAACAATTACTGATTCAGTAAAgtgcacatttaagtaattCCTTGTTTACCTTTAGCTCTATAGCTCTGAGCAAAACAGCACAACGTTGAACATATTTAGAAATTTGTTTCTTGTTTAAgcacattttgtatttcaaaaaagattagaaaataaaaaatccgaacaaattgtcatattaaTTGTAAGTGAGTGactagtttatttttaaaataagacTAATGGCAGGACAGGGGCAcatcaggggccaatcagatttcagctggagTCAGTGCCCCCCTTGCCCCTCCCATGGATCCGCCCCTGACTATTTGACTCAATTTTCTGATCTATCTGTGACATGTGTGAAGTGACATCTGGTGATCACGTATGTCTCTGACTTCCTGTAGGATATGTGGGTCTTGGAACGGTGGGCGCTGCCACATGGTGGTACCTGTATGATGATGACGGCCCACAAGTAACTTTCTATCAGCTGGTGAGTTGCAAGACATTTTTCAGCTGAGTCGGCCTTGTTGTCTTCTCTACATCCGCTCCTGTTGGACTCAGTGATGCTCGGGGATCCCAGCTGTGTACAGAAATAGAAAGAGATGCAAGACCCCGGTGGTTTGATTGCACACAGGGCAGGAACGGGGCCAAACGTTCTGCAGCTGTTCTGAGCTCCATCAAACCAGGTCAATGAGGTCCTggtgacacacatgcacacactcgcactAACACaccctttttctgtctctctctacagAGGCATTTCATGCAGTGTTCTGAGGACAACCCCTTGTTCAAAGGCATAGACTGCGAGGTGTTTGAATCCCGCTACCCCACAACGATGGCCCTGTCTGTGCTGGTCACTATTGAAATGTTCAACTCACTCAACAGGTCAGTCATCTTATGTTAGGATGTTGAGGTAAACAGATCTGTAACGTCACAGCTGTCGGCTAGAAGAGACACTGTCATCCAACCAAACAGCCTGATGGATAACAGCACACTTTTACCATGCTATAAAAAAACACGTCTATCACAAGCATCCATCCCATTCTCTGCTAAATTACTTCATGTTGCTGTTTATAAAGACCATATTTTTAATATGCTGCATTTGGTGGATGTGGCAAATGAATCAGGCTCGGGTCACACATCTTAAGAAATGGAATAATGCCTTTTTTGAGgagacaggaaataaaaggaACAGTGGTGTGAGGGGAAAACTCCATGTGTTTTTGCCAGGAACGCTCATGGAGCAAGTCTGTCAGTAGCTCCCTATAGAAACAAATTCTAATGTCTCACTTAGGAAAGAATCTGAGAGAGGGAAGGTTAAAATAAAGGAGTGTCTGACCAGTGAAAGTGCATTTTATCCGAAACCAAGAGGGGACACTTGTTTTCGTGGTTGCTAGAAGAAGGGAGACTTGTTGTTATGAtgcattttgtgacatttagAGACAAACTACTCTAATTAAATGTGAACTTATCTCACATGTAATTGTCCtatgagaaatgaatgaaatccgTGAGCTTGCCAGAATATCCTCGTTTGATCTTGGCAACACGAGCTGAACTGTCAACATGTTTTGATCTATGACAACTTCTCCCTGACAGTTTGTCTGAGAACCAGTCTCTGATCAGGATGCCTCCCTGGGTCAACATCTGGCTGCTGGGAGCcatcatcctctccctctccctccacttcTTAATCCTCTATGTGGAGCCTCTGCCGGTGAGTACACAGGGCAGTCGTTTGGATAGGTGAAAGGGACTGTGCAGCTGCCACTGAGCCTAATTTAGATCGTAAAAATACATATACTGATAATATCCatatgtcatgtttttaaagcaaatttGTGTTGTGTCTATAGACATAAATGCCTTGAGAAAAAAAGTATGGTGGCCCTGAAAGTTCAATTCACTTCGACTCTGAATCACTTCTTTGGTctggaccttcagacttttcagtttaatctGAATGGAAATAACaagtgtgaaaggtgcctctgACTATGATCCAGGCCAACAGACCAAAATTTTATCCAACCAAAAAAGGTGGTCTCTGTTTATATTAAATGAGCCATGGTTTGGTTCGTTTGCAGAGTGTACATTTTGGGGGGGGATACTTTGGACAGAGGAACGAAGAGGAAGTGGCTCTCAGGATTGCTTGTAGTCATAATACTTCCATATAAGTAGTTTTTGCCTTCAACGATGTAGGCGTATTTTTGAACTGCAACAAAGTCCATTTTGCTGTTAGTAAAACTATAATGATATTCGAGTGGCAAATAAATTCAAGAAACGAacagattcattcattttctccattcaaacagaaagacaacttttttttatttgcacttcTTTCAAAAAAGTTAGTCAATACAGTAGTTGAACTGACAACACGCCAACATCAAACCAAGCCCGTCTACAGACCAATCAGTGTCAAGTGTATAGACGCAGCCCTGAGATAACAACTGCAAATGGGAAAAACCTCTTTTTTAACACGTGCAGCATTTAGAAAAAACTGCACAATGAGAAAACAGCCCAATACAGACAACACTCCCAAGTCGCCCAGAACTGGAGTTATTAT
The Hippoglossus stenolepis isolate QCI-W04-F060 chromosome 15, HSTE1.2, whole genome shotgun sequence DNA segment above includes these coding regions:
- the atp2a3 gene encoding sarcoplasmic/endoplasmic reticulum calcium ATPase 1 isoform X1 gives rise to the protein MENAHTKSATEVLDNFGVNENTGLTLEQVKVSVERYGPNELPAEEGKSLWELVGEQFEDLLVRILLLAACVSFVLALFEEGEETTTAFVEPIVILLILIANAVIGVWQERNAENAIEALKEYEPEMGKVYRMNRKAVQRIKARDIVPGDIVEVAVGDKVPADIRLTSIKSTTLRVDQSILTGESVSIIKHTDPVPDPRAVNQDKKNMLFSGTNIAAGRAIGVVIATGVTTEIGKIRNQMAATEQEKTPLQQKLDEFGQQLSKVISLICVAVWVINIGHFGDPVHGGSWVRGAIYYFKIAVALAVAAIPEGLPAVITTCLALGTRRMAKKNAIVRSLPSVETLGCTSVICSDKTGTLTTNQMSVCRMFVVDKVEDLNCTLHEFSITGSTYAPEGQILKGDRPVHCGDYDGLLELATVCSMCNDSSLDFNEAKGVYEKVGEATETALTTLVEKMNVFNTDVSGLSKVERAGACNSVIKQLMKKEFTLEFSRDRKSMSVYCTPVKPGSQSKMFIKGAPESVIERCKYLRVGTGKVALTQALREQLLSRIRDWGTGRDTLRCLALATHDTPPRKESMDLENSNKFADYELGLTFVGCVGMLDPPRSEVIGAIKLCNEAGIRVIMITGDNKGTAVAICRRIGIFGEEEDVMGKAYTGREFDDLPLDEQREAVKRARCFARVEPAHKSKIVGFLQSFDEITAMTGDGVNDAPALKKAEIGIAMGSGTAVAKSASEMVLSDDNFSTIVAAVEEGRAIYNNMKQFIRYLISSNVGEVVCIFLTAILGLPEALIPVQLLWVNLVTDGLPATALGFNPPDLDIMDKPPRNPKEPLISGWLFFRYLAIGGYVGLGTVGAATWWYLYDDDGPQVTFYQLRHFMQCSEDNPLFKGIDCEVFESRYPTTMALSVLVTIEMFNSLNSLSENQSLIRMPPWVNIWLLGAIILSLSLHFLILYVEPLPLIFQVTPLCWAQWIVVLKISIPVILLDEVLKYISRNHLEVDEDKKYRRRWQLN
- the atp2a3 gene encoding sarcoplasmic/endoplasmic reticulum calcium ATPase 2 isoform X2, with translation MENAHTKSATEVLDNFGVNENTGLTLEQVKVSVERYGPNELPAEEGKSLWELVGEQFEDLLVRILLLAACVSFVLALFEEGEETTTAFVEPIVILLILIANAVIGVWQERNAENAIEALKEYEPEMGKVYRMNRKAVQRIKARDIVPGDIVEVAVGDKVPADIRLTSIKSTTLRVDQSILTGESVSIIKHTDPVPDPRAVNQDKKNMLFSGTNIAAGRAIGVVIATGVTTEIGKIRNQMAATEQEKTPLQQKLDEFGQQLSKVISLICVAVWVINIGHFGDPVHGGSWVRGAIYYFKIAVALAVAAIPEGLPAVITTCLALGTRRMAKKNAIVRSLPSVETLGCTSVICSDKTGTLTTNQMSVCRMFVVDKVEDLNCTLHEFSITGSTYAPEGQILKGDRPVHCGDYDGLLELATVCSMCNDSSLDFNEAKGVYEKVGEATETALTTLVEKMNVFNTDVSGLSKVERAGACNSVIKQLMKKEFTLEFSRDRKSMSVYCTPVKPGSQSKMFIKGAPESVIERCKYLRVGTGKVALTQALREQLLSRIRDWGTGRDTLRCLALATHDTPPRKESMDLENSNKFADYELGLTFVGCVGMLDPPRSEVIGAIKLCNEAGIRVIMITGDNKGTAVAICRRIGIFGEEEDVMGKAYTGREFDDLPLDEQREAVKRARCFARVEPAHKSKIVGFLQSFDEITAMTGDGVNDAPALKKAEIGIAMGSGTAVAKSASEMVLSDDNFSTIVAAVEEGRAIYNNMKQFIRYLISSNVGEVVCIFLTAILGLPEALIPVQLLWVNLVTDGLPATALGFNPPDLDIMDKPPRNPKEPLISGWLFFRYLAIGGYVGLGTVGAATWWYLYDDDGPQVTFYQLRHFMQCSEDNPLFKGIDCEVFESRYPTTMALSVLVTIEMFNSLNSLSENQSLIRMPPWVNIWLLGAIILSLSLHFLILYVEPLPLIFQVTPLCWAQWIVVLKISIPVILLDEVLKYISRNHLEA